Proteins encoded within one genomic window of Ailuropoda melanoleuca isolate Jingjing chromosome 16, ASM200744v2, whole genome shotgun sequence:
- the RPAP3 gene encoding RNA polymerase II-associated protein 3, whose amino-acid sequence MTSTNKAIELQLQVKQNAEELQDFMRDLENWEKDIKQKDMELRRQNGVPEENLPPIRNGNFRKKKKGKPKESSKKTKDENTKNRIKSYDYEAWAKLDVDSILDELDKEESTHDSVSQESESEEDGIHVDSQKALALKEKGNKYFKQGKYDEAIECYTKGMDADPYNPVLPTNRASAYFRLKKFAVAESDCNLAIALNRSYTKAYARRGAARFALQKLEDAKKDYEKVLELEPNNFEAMNELKKINQALPSKENSYPKEADTMIKSTEGEKKQIEEQQNKQQAISEKDLGNGFFKEGKYERAIECYTRGIAADGTNALLPANRAMAYLKIQKYEEAEKDCTQAILLDGSYSKAFARRGTARTFLGKLNEAKQDFETVLLLEPGNKQAVTELSKIKKDLIEKGHWDDVFLDSTQRQNVIKPIDNPSHLGSTKPLKKVIIEETGNLIQTIDVPGSTAAAQSDPVTVANGTASAGSTGTKNSSQDDLLPASDVPRAKVLKIEEISDTSALPPQVNLKQNVCQSFSEKISAEIDKTPAQFVTAVLPPVPANSFQLESDFRQLKNSPDMLYQYLKQIEPSMYPKLFQKNLDPDVFNQIIKILHDFYIEKEEPSLIFEILQKLSELKRFDMAVMFMSEPEKKIAHVLFNHIDQSGLKDKSVEELKKRYGG is encoded by the exons ATGACTTCGACAAATAAAGCAATTGAATTACAACTACAAGTgaaacaaaatgcagaagaatTACAGGACTTTATGAGGGATTTAGAAAACTGGGAAAAAGATATTAAACAGAAGGATATGGAACTAAGAAGACAGAATGGTGTTCCTGAAGAG AATTTACCTCCTATTCGAAATGGgaattttaggaaaaagaagaaaggcaaacCTAAAGAGTCTTCtaaaaaaaccaaagatgaaaacacaaaaaacaggaTAAAATCTTATGATTATGAGGCATGGGCAAAACTTGATGTG GACAGTATCCTTGATGAGCTTGATAAAGAAGAGAGTACCCATGATTCTGTGTCTCAAGAATCAGAGTCAGAAGAAGATGGGATTCATGTAGATTCACAAAAGGCTCTTGCTCTAAAAGAAAAG GGCAATAAATACTTCAAACAAGGAAAATATGATGAAGCAATTGAATGCTACACCAAAGGCATGGATGCTGATCCGTATAATCCTGTGTTGCCAACAAACAGAGCATCAGCATACTTTAGGTTGAAAAA attTGCTGTTGCTGAGTCTGATTGTAACTTAGCAATTGCCTTGAATAGAAGTTATACAAAGGCTTATGCAAGACGAGGTGCTGCTCGATTTGCTTTGCAAAAATTAGAGGATGCCAAAAAAG ATTATGAAAAAGTATTAGAACTGGAACCAAATAACTTTGAAGCAATGAATGAACTCAAGAAAATTAATCAG GCTTTACCATCCAAAGAAAACTCATATCCTAAAGAAGCTGATACAATGATTAAATCaactgaaggagagaaaaaacaaattgaagAGCAACAGAATAAGCAGCAGGCCATTTCAGAGAAAGATCTG GGGAATGGATTTTTCAAAGAGGGGAAATACGAAAGAGCAATTGAGTGCTATACTCGGGGCATAGCAGCAGATGGCACTAATGCCCTTCTTCCAGCTAACAGAGCAATGGCCTATCTGAAGATTCAGAA ATATGAAGAAGCCGAAAAAGACTGCACACAAGCTATTTTATTAGATGGCTCATACTCTAAAGCTTTTGCCAGAAGAGGAACGGCAAGAACATTTTTGGGAAAGTTAAATGAGGCCAAACAAG ATTTTGAAACTGTTTTACTTTTGGAACCTGGGAATAAGCAAGCAGTAACtgaactttccaaaattaaaaag gaCTTAATTGAGAAAGGACACTGGGATGATGTTTTTCTCGATTCTACACAAAGACAAAATGTGATAAAACCTATTGATAATCCATCTCATCTTGGGTCAACT aAACCACTCAAGAAAGTtattattgaagagactggcaATTTGATACAGACGATTGACGTGCCAGGTAGCACTGCTGCTGCACAGAGTGATCCTGTTACTGTGGCCAACGGAACAGCAAGTGCAGGCTCTACGGGTACGAAGAATTCAAGCCAAGATGACCTTTTGCCCGCAAGTGATGTTCCAAGAGCAAAAGtattgaaaatagaagaaatcagTGATACTTCAGCCCTGCC ACCTCAAGTCAACTTGAAACAGAATGTATGTCAGTCTTTCAGTGAGAAGATTTCTGCGGAGATAGACAAGACACCTGCTCAGTTTGTCACAGCTGTTCTTCCTCCAGTTCCTGCAAACTCATTCCAGCTTGAATCTGATTTCAGACAACTGAAAAATTCTCCGGATATGTTGTATCAGTATTTGAAG CAAATTGAACCATCCATGTATCCTAAGTTGTTTCAGAAAAATCTAGATCCAGATGTATTCAACCAAATCATTAAAATTCTGCATGACTTTTATATTGA GAAAGAAGAGCCATCACTCATCTTTGAAATCTTACAGAAACTTTCTGAACTAAAGAGGTTTGATATGGCAGTGATGTTTATGTCAGAACCTGAGAAAAAAA ttgcACATGTATTGTTCAATCACATAGACCAATCAGGATTGAAGGATAAGTCTGTTGAAGAACTCAAGAAAAGATATGGtggttga